A window of the Xiashengella succiniciproducens genome harbors these coding sequences:
- the rsxE gene encoding electron transport complex subunit RsxE — protein sequence MNQLGNFTKGLLKDNPVFVQLLGMCPTLGVTSSAINGLGMGLATTFVLVMSNLVVSLIKDFIPDKVRIPSYIVVIAAFVTVVEMLMQAYTPALFSALGIFIPLIVVNCILLGRAEAFASKNGPVGSIIDGAGMGLGFALALTILGAIREFLGAGTIFDFSIYPGEYGMLIFVLAPGAFIALGYLIAIINKFKKA from the coding sequence ATGAATCAGTTAGGAAATTTCACTAAAGGACTGCTCAAGGACAACCCGGTATTTGTCCAGCTCCTGGGTATGTGTCCCACATTGGGTGTCACCTCATCAGCTATCAACGGACTGGGTATGGGACTGGCAACTACCTTTGTGTTGGTTATGTCCAACCTGGTGGTATCCCTTATCAAGGACTTTATACCGGACAAGGTTAGGATCCCTTCTTATATAGTCGTAATTGCAGCATTTGTGACTGTGGTAGAGATGCTGATGCAGGCCTATACTCCAGCCCTTTTCAGTGCACTTGGAATCTTTATTCCACTGATCGTTGTAAACTGTATCCTGCTTGGACGTGCAGAAGCATTTGCATCCAAGAATGGTCCTGTAGGATCAATTATAGATGGAGCAGGTATGGGTCTGGGTTTTGCTCTTGCTCTGACAATTCTTGGTGCCATACGTGAATTTCTTGGAGCAGGTACGATATTCGACTTCAGCATCTATCCCGGAGAATATGGTATGCTGATCTTTGTCCTTGCACCGGGAGCCTTTATAGCACTAGGTTATCTGATTGCAATAATCAACAAATTCAAAAAAGCATAA